The genomic DNA TATTAATCTAAATTGTAATTGTTTGgggtattataaatttcttaaataaaataaaattttaatcaaatcAAAACATAGCTTGAACAAATGTGAGCTGACTTGAGGTGGTTTAGCACCTCTTCCCTTTAAGTAAGGCCATAATTTTGAGTTTTcagaatggaaaaaattcacgattgagagagttttactccttagtgAGCGATCCGGTTCAAACAATAATTAACCTAAGCCAATTGAGCTTCCAGATATCTAGTATTCCActttaaagaaaaaggaccATAAATTATACGATTTTCGAGaacttaaaataaattgaaaacaGATTTCCTTCAACTCGTAAGTTTATAGCTTACTTTAGGTAATACCTTTGAAAGTTGGTTTCTGGTTATTGAAATTGGTCATTAGttctccatttttcttttagtgtGCACCACCCGATATTTGGACGCCCAATGGATCTCTAGTTTTAAATGGGACAGCTCAACAGTCTGTGACCATGATGAAGTTATTTtaacttcaaaattttaaaaaaaatgggcAAACAGAAAGTTGAAATCTTCGATGGGATTGACCTTTCTCTTGTCTTGATTCCTCATCTCATCAAGTAGATGACAACAAAGAACCTTGGAGATGAAAGGAGATCATAGATTTCTTCGTTTAACAATGATATCAAATTGATCGTAACAGTATGAAATGCATCATATTTCGTAGAAACGAAGATAAGAGTTGATGATTACATATCGGACATACTTTACAAGTCCACGCAATATCAATATCGTAGATACACACTTCATCACATAGATAAATGAACCACACTGGGCAACTGTACACATACTAGACAAAGGTTCAAGCGTCCAACCAGGAAATGTCCATCCACCCCCAGTCATCGCTGTCCTGGGGAACTCCCAGGGCCTCCCATACAGCGCGGGATGCATCGACAATATTGTTAGCACATGGAGGCTGATAGTCGTGGTCGTCATCACATCCCATGGTGGAGTCACATTCGTCCACCACCATAGCTGTCACGCTCCTCCCATTCCCATTTATGGTAATGTTACGATGGCACCTACTTCTGTGGTTGAACCACCCCGTTGACAGAGCCACAATCGGGATGTCATCAGAGTGGTACTGGTTATCGCATTCTGACGGGCCTCCCCCGTCCTTGCCCTTCTCAAAGCTGTTGATGGTTAGAGTGGCCTCGGTGTTACCCGAGACTGTCGGCGAGCACTTGTAGACTGGGTACATTTTCCCTTCCTTGCAGCAATCCGAGTCATTTCCCGTGTTGCATTGCCCTGGAGGAGCTTCTTGCCCCTGATTTGGCCACTGGGACGGCAGCTCTGAGCTTCAGAGCCTGGCCACTGGGTGGCCACAAGGATGAGAAGCATGACACACAGAAGTTTTAAGCTAAGACtcgtcattttctttttcagtcgGATTTGTTGAGCCAATTTTCCAAGTCTGTGGTGCAGCAAGATGCCGGGTTGGGCGGTGTTGTATAAGGACTGTTTAATAATGCTGTGCCAGATTAGGACTCCAATTCCAAACAGGGAATTGACTACTACCATGTTGTCTGTGACAGAAGGGGGCATTATTTGGCAGAACAGTGTTCAACAATAGCGAAGCGACCCAGTTGCAAAGGCAGTGCCTTTTTACAAACCCGAGTGCAGCCGTTGTCTAACTATATCGAGTGCGACCTCTTGTTTGGACTTAAGTCCTTCGATGCGAAGACTGTTGTCTTGTGTTGTTTTCATCTGATTGCCTTATCGGAAACTTGCAGCTTCACTTAGCACATCATTGGTGGGGTCTCCAACTTTTATTGTACGCACCcttttagattttaatttgttgCTTTCTGTCATGTTACAATGAACTTGGGAGGATCTTGTGGCCTGCAAACCTTGTCTCTTTGTCATCAATAGCTGCAAGGTGGACTCGGTTTCTCAGATAACAAAGATTGATGGCTGCTTGCAGAAATGTTGTAGCTCAttcaattgaaaatgaaaagaacaGAACAATATCGCAGGTTTGATATAATTTCGATGGACTTATTAGTACAATACAAATTCATGGAAACGTTTTAAAAAAATCGTTTTTCCATCCCCACTGTTAAAaaaatcgttttttttttatcctttaattttatatttcaggGGTAATGGTTCTTGTGAGGGGACCGTTGGTTAGGACTGTGCAGTTTATTTGGATACCGTCTCAACCACTTTTTTTGGAAATTCTGTTTCCGATAATTGAAAACCACACTTGTATGGCCTAGTCTTATTCTATATTGAAACAGGAAATTGAAAACCATCCAACAGCCTTTACCGGCATCAGGCAACTCATCACTAAACATCAGACAGAGTAATCTCCATCCAACCCCATTTGCAACTGTCCCTGGGACCCCCAAGGTTTCTCACAGGGCCTGTGACTGATCGACAATGTTGTCATCACATTGGGGTTGATAATCGCGTTCGTCATCACATCCCTAGGTGTAGTCACATTCATCCACCACCATGGCTCTCACGCTCCTCCCATTCCCCCTTATGGTTATGTTTCGATGGCACCTACTCCTGTGGCTGAACCATCCCATCGGCAGGGCAACAGTAGGGATGGTATCAGAGAGGTAGTATTTGTTGCACTCTCACGGTCCGCCCAATCTTGCCCTTCCCGAAGCTGTTGATGGTTAACAAGGCCTTGGTGGCTTGAAACTGGTGGAGAGCACTTGGAGATTGGCTACATCTTGCCTTCCTTGCAGCATTCTGAGCCATTTCCTGTGTTGCATTGGCCAGGAGGAGGCTTCCTGCCCCTTACTTGGCCATTCAGGCAGCAGCTCTGAGTCTGGGACATGATCTTCGACTTTAGGacttaaaattataatggTGGATTCTTCCACCGGATTTTTGATATGACAGTGGCACTTTTTCTTCGAGACTTTCTGACTCTTGCATAAATTTTGGTCGGAATTAATATTCACAGGTCCACCTGAGACGATAACCAATGTTATTCACATAAACAGAGTACAACTGCGagacttttttttgtttgggggggggggggggggggcgaaGCTATAAATAAAGGTTAAAATTAATGAGAGCCCTCAGGGCCCTTGTCAAAAATATTTGCAGTTGcattatgatttttaatttgttttgctAGATGCCTGTTTTTGGAAAATGTGTTGATTTTGCTTTTCCAATGCAAATATTTTGCTTGCTTATCTTAGCAAAAAGAAACACAGCTATTTTGCTGAAATGACATttggaaaaaattaatgaaaaaaagctcacaattATAATGATAAATAACTTTTTAAAAGAGTAACTGTATCTCCACTAAAGCATATTCATCTGTTCTAAACGAACAGTACACATCACTATCATGGTAGTAAAACAACACAAGTACAGTGGGATATTAAGACATTGGATAGATTGCTTTCACCTTAGAAAGCAAAAAAGTTTATACAGGATGGGTTAACCATACAAATATTCCCTAAGGGTATTCCACTGGAAAGTAAGTGACAAAGAAGTAGCCCTACTATGACAAACTAGCACGCCTATTTCTAGAGATGCAGAATAAAGACTTTCTTTGGCAAAATTATCCTTTAGGTTAAACCAACACCCTTTATAATTTACCTAAAAGACACTGAGAATGTGTTTCAAAATAGAGATTCACCACTCCTCGTTTATGCAGCCACGACAgtatttatttagttttactGAGCATCAAAATCCTTACTAGTGTCAATGATCTGGCTATAgtattaacaaaaaaattacaaagagAATTATTTCTTACATGTATATAACCCATCTCCCTCACACCATCAGGCCCAATGTCTTCCTATGCAAACACAGGTATTTAATGAAGGCCGTCAATAACCAGGCATCTCATCTGGTACAGACAACAGAGAGAAGGGGGTGGATAGAGGAGAGTGACACAAAAATGGGGAAGACAGTGAGAGCAAAGGGACAAACGGAGGTACAGCGGCATGATGGGCACCGACAGGGTGTTGCTGGCCACCCTAACACCTACTTTGGTTACAGAACAGCATTGCTGGCCACCCTAGCACCTACTCTGGTTGCAGGACAGCATTGTAAGCAATCAAGGCTtagctctctccctctccattAGCCaaggtcctttttttttttttttctccttttgctaTTTCAGAAAATCGTTTGGTAATGTTTTCAGTTTAACCAGATGATATGGCACTAACAAAAATTTTGGTGCCCGGTgagcaattaaaaaattaatatatatcggCACATCAGAACAAAAGGAAGGTGAAAGTCATGTTTCGAAACAGAGTTTTAGTACCTTTAAACTATGTTTATAAACTTAACATACCGCACTGTTGGTTGAGGGCTTCAGGAAGAGCCAGAGGCAGGCCATATACAGGCTCCTTCCAATCATGAATTTGAGCttctaacatatcatccatATCTTCACTAAGCGGCTCAGCTAAATAAAAACAGCAAAAACTTCCATGCTTTGGTTCAACCTGTCATAGATAAGAAGCTTCAAAAGTGCTGCCATTGATTGCATATATGAAgcagaaaatattttaaactGCAACGACTTCAGGGATACTGAACTATTATCTCCGAACTACCGATCAGGATGACCAAATTGACTACACTCCCCTAGTCTTCAGGTCAAGACATCCAAATATATGAAAACTTTCACACTTTTAAATAAAACCAGATTTGAGATTATCGAAAGGCTACTGAATCCAATTCATCCAAGTAACATCAAGATTATTTTGCATTACTTTTCTAAAGACTTATTGCATGCTACTCAATGAGCACCGCGGTTCAGTTTGTATTCTTCCAATAAGAGGAAATGCTTTGATGTCTTTAAACATAAAAGAGAATATAAAGGAACCTTTAGGATCGAGAGCACACtaaagaaaatgagaatgTGCATGTAATGCTTATTCTTTTCCTGCTGAAACTAAGCTACACGTCTGTGCACTTCACATGTATGTTCATAAAAGGGCTTATAACACTACAACTGCATTATCAAAGCAGTCCATGCATCTTATAATTAGTCTAATCCTGGTAGTTGTTGGAAATCAGATGTGGTCACAATTCACATGGGAAGACAAAAATAAGATCTAAAAGGATGTAAGTGAAGTTTCTTTAAGCTATAAGCCAACAATGAACAActtaaaaagtaataaataaataaaattccaaCAATTTAACTTTCAATTATCAAGAGTAAAGATTTGCAATTGATTAGCAAATATAACAGCATCTGAAAATCAAAAGCCTACCATCAACCTGCCAAACTTCATTGAATGAGGATGAAAATGCTCTAAGCCGATAATATCAGAAGACAGGCCCTTATCTGGACAGTTAAATTAACTTTAGAAAAGCCACTTGTGATGAAACttacaaaatttaaagtaCATATACAATTGCATAGAGACAAACAGCTGCAGCCTTGTATCATTCATCATCTACAATCCATGTCAGTAGATATAGCTGCTTCAAGTACTAGCAAGACATTTTAGTAATTGCAGCATTTTCCTTTGACAATAGGCAAAATACTACAACTCTCCATACAATATAGCATTATTTATCTCAAAGATTGCATAACTAGGGCAGAGAAAAACTAAACCAGAGGGTCATTTCATAAGAGTCTGATTTCGCAAACACTGTTATTTATCATGTTAGAAAATATGTGTCATAGAGGGTCTAGTTATATTCTGGAATCTGTTACAAAGGTCTTATTACAAAAAACTGGGCTATAACCAATTATGGTTAAGCCACTTTAATTCcctactctctctctttctatcCTGAATAACAGATCGGTAAGCGAGGAGAATCATCACTCCAATGCGATAATAATGAGATCAATCCGGGAAAAAAGGGCATGGAAAGTTTGTCCAATTTGACAATGAAGTTACAAATCTAGACAAACCCAAACTTCATGTCTTACTTCATATAAACTTCCGGAGATGGTGaatcattaaaagaaaagggaatgCATCTCCTAAGCCAACTTTAACAATAATATGATCAGGAATTAGGAATAGTAGAATAATGCAGTAAAGTTCAAGAACACAGTGAATCACCTGACCGACCATTATTGTACTCTAATCCTACAGATGTGGTATCTGTATCAACTCCTCCAGTATAGTTACCCGGTTGAATGTTACGAGATAGAAGACTTAATTGAAGAGGCACAACCACAGCAGCCATATTATCCATACTGCCCCTTTCCAAAGCAGTTTCCACTATACAGTCAGCTAATGAGTAAGAGCATGATGAAGATATCTCTGATCTTGAGTTGCCATGACTCTGTGCTTCCCACAGTATATCACAAACATCTTGTGGGCTCAATTCTTCAAAAACACCATCTGATGCAGCTACCAGATAGCTATCATTGATGTTGAGGGATTGCCAATCCATAACTTCTGGTGCTGCTATTACACCAGAACTGTCATCAAACTCATAAAAGTGAATAAGAAATCAGAAACGGGTGATTGGGGAGACCACAACCACGAGTGAGTATGAGAGAATAAAATCAACAAATTTTATAGCTCCGTTTTCCCTCACCTTTTAAATTTCACATCACCAATGGCTCGTGAAACAGCCAGTTGGCCATTGACTCGAGGAACACCACTCAAATTAAGAACATAACCACCCGCAGCTTCTACTCGAGACCTTTCATCATCCCTATCGGGACTATGATCTCTTGTTAACTCCTGAACAGAAAAGTGCGTCAAACCATTCAAACTAGCCAACTTAAAGTGCTCACTGTATTTCATGGGCATAATAGCACCACCCCGCCTTTTCTCGCGATGTAATCTTAGTAAAGTCGCTGCAATtagtaattttataattagtcACAGAACTGCTGAAGCAAGACTATATATGATCGGTACTAGAATACATGGACTGACACATGACGAATAATAAACTAATATTTCTAGTTAAATCACTCAAAAGTAAGTATAACCCGGTGAGTATAGTAttgcaaaatatttattatgttaAGAAGTTATAAAGGTGGAGTAGCCTTTCAACCTAGACATGTATAAGAGCTATATGTGTATAggtataaaattaaaattttccaacCTCTAGCATCCGCGGGGGACTGGAACCTTTCAGAGCATAAGAGAGCCTTTGAGTCTCCAACATTCGCAACTAAAATTTTGCCATCTGCCACGAGTATAACTGTTGCTGTGGATCCTGAATTAAGATTGCTTCTGGATGCTTCCtaaacaattgaaaaaaagtaaaaatgtgGTCAAAACTTAAGTGCAGGCGAAAAGTGTTGCAACAATATATGCATGATTGTGGAATACATCAAAACTTGCCTTTGAAAATTTTGCATCAATATCCCAGATTGCCCTCGTCAATGCTTCCTTCAGAATTTCCAAATGATAGGAATGATCAAATTCTACTGTCCTTGAGGACTTAACCCTGCGAAATCTCTTATGTTATATCATACAAAACTATGGACAATAAAACAAGTGTTAAGACTAAAACTGCATCTGTTAACGTTCATGTAACTTCATAACCAGTTGAATCATTGCTACAGACACACATACTGGATAATATGACAAATAAACAACAAAGATAAACAGGCACATAGTTGGCCTTGCCAAGCTATACGCCAATCATGTATTGACATAATGAAATTCAAGCCTTTATTGGTAATAGCACTTCAACAACAAAAGCCTCATTATTTGCAGAAGTATATTTTGTCCTACGATAAACCACtcaacatttttcttttgcaaaTGTTCATATACTCCAGtcgaattaagaaaattttatgttttatcaTTTGGAAGGTTCTGGTTAGACAGACATAACTGCACGTGAAATGTAAGTATCCCATCTTCCTGTGCATCTGCCCTTATCCTCTGTGTACATGTAGGGTGGCGTCATGTTATAAGGGGTGGTTTCAAGGTGGTACCACGCCAGCATAACATCATGGGAAAAGTGCAAAAGATCATGGTTTGCTAAGTCAATTTCAATCTTATTCTTGGGAAAGTGTAGTAATCATGATTGCCTGCAACAATTAAAACCGTGGAAATATACAAACCTTCTCCTTTAATTTAATTGGGCAGAGATGGAACCAGTAACTAACCGCTAATGGGTAACAAAAGAGACAGAAAGAGAGTCATTTGTCCAAGAGAGACACATAGATTGTCAAGTTGCAATGAATAGGATAAAGCTTTCCATGGGGAGAAAATTGATTGCAATATAGGTTTCTTAATAAACGCACCTTTCTTGATCCTGATACTGCCAACTCAAATCTTCATGCCAATTGAGAACTTGAAAAAGACCATCCAGATCTCCTTTTCTCCCCAACTTTCCCATGAATTTCTTCAATGCGACGGAAAAGGTTGAATCCAGGAGGAAGTAGGCATGCAACATGAAATACTCAAACAGATGCTTAGACGCCATCTCACTAGCTTCTGCTCCGTTATGACCATCGAAAACAGCTATTACTCCAACAGTCACCTCCTTAATCCCTGTACTACCTGCCAGCAACATTAATATTTAGAGTGTTAGAAGCAACAAACAGCTTCACTCCGTCTTTCGAAAGGTTTTCATGGCGACTACACATGAAGCAGCGTTTCCGAATATTGAAAGAATTACTCATATTTACTAACAAGCAGCACGTTTTCGATGATTGCATGAAGTTGTGCCCATTGAACATGATTGCAAACTTCGAACGCTAAAATGAAGCACAAATTTCATCACTAAATCCGATTACTCTCGATTTCGTGAAAGATCATCCCACCAATGGCCCCATTACCCATCCAATCAAAGAAGAATGTGAAAGTGATGAAGTTTACTGGGGAAAGGGATGCGGACGTCGAGAGCGCAGAAGGTGCGATCCTCCTGGTACTTGCGGCTGCCCTGGAGCACGGCCACCTGGCAGAGCTTGCCGCCGGTGGAGAGGCGCGTGTAGGGGAGGCATGGCCGGAGAGCTTCCAGCGGGGGCACTTTGGCGACTGGAAGACCGCCGGGGCGCCGCCTTCTCGGTACACCGTCAAGCAGGTCGATGATTCCCCCACCACAACGATGACTGCGTGAgcgaagaggagagagagaatggcTGCGAAGGGCTTGAATGAGTGAAGAGCCATATCATGTCATGATATCGTAGAGGAGAATGGCGGGAAATTTGCGCCTCCAAAGGCCGCGGAGGGCGGAGGAGAAGGTGGCGGTTGCTGGCTTGCAGCCGGTTTATATTATGACTCAAATCCTCATCCAATTAAAAATGACGACCTGCAATTTGGTCCCAAAAACATACCACGCTTGATAAATTGATcccgaaaggttttttttttctttgtaccCCGCTATCTAAAAGTCCAATAGGTTTAGACTAATTTAATTCGAGTCGAGTCGatggtaaaactctcatagtATAGATTTTTTCTAATCACAATATTCGAATAGGAGAtcttacttaaaaaaaaaaaagtgtcgTGCAGTTTGAATCAATCCATATTGTTGCTCGCAAGATTTTTAGTAACCTAATTAGTCTCCTTACAATTTAAAGTGGTGAAAATGGGTCAGGACTAACTTGCTTAAACCTTCTAGTGAGACCAATTAGATTACTAAAAATTTTTCAAGGACTAATTTATCAAGCAATGTATCTTTCTGGGATCAAATTGTATGTT from Punica granatum isolate Tunisia-2019 unplaced genomic scaffold, ASM765513v2 Contig00047, whole genome shotgun sequence includes the following:
- the LOC116189884 gene encoding putative protein phosphatase 2C 50 isoform X1 gives rise to the protein MASKHLFEYFMLHAYFLLDSTFSVALKKFMGKLGRKGDLDGLFQVLNWHEDLSWQYQDQERVKSSRTVEFDHSYHLEILKEALTRAIWDIDAKFSKEASRSNLNSGSTATVILVADGKILVANVGDSKALLCSERFQSPADARATLLRLHREKRRGGAIMPMKYSEHFKLASLNGLTHFSVQELTRDHSPDRDDERSRVEAAGGYVLNLSGVPRVNGQLAVSRAIGDVKFKSSGVIAAPEVMDWQSLNINDSYLVAASDGVFEELSPQDVCDILWEAQSHGNSRSEISSSCSYSLADCIVETALERGSMDNMAAVVVPLQLSLLSRNIQPGNYTGGVDTDTTSVGLEYNNGRSDKGLSSDIIGLEHFHPHSMKFGRLMVEPKHGSFCCFYLAEPLSEDMDDMLEAQIHDWKEPVYGLPLALPEALNQQCGGPVNINSDQNLCKSQKVSKKKCHCHIKNPVEESTIIILSPKVEDHVPDSELLPEWPSKGQEASSWPMQHRKWLRMLQGRQDVANLQVLSTSFKPPRPC
- the LOC116189884 gene encoding putative protein phosphatase 2C 50 isoform X2, whose product is MPPLHAPLHRRQALPGGRAPGQPQVPGGSHLLRSRRSTGIKEVTVGVIAVFDGHNGAEASEMASKHLFEYFMLHAYFLLDSTFSVALKKFMGKLGRKGDLDGLFQVLNWHEDLSWQYQDQERVKSSRTVEFDHSYHLEILKEALTRAIWDIDAKFSKEASRSNLNSGSTATVILVADGKILVANVGDSKALLCSERFQSPADARATLLRLHREKRRGGAIMPMKYSEHFKLASLNGLTHFSVQELTRDHSPDRDDERSRVEAAGGYVLNLSGVPRVNGQLAVSRAIGDVKFKSSGVIAAPEVMDWQSLNINDSYLVAASDGVFEELSPQDVCDILWEAQSHGNSRSEISSSCSYSLADCIVETALERGSMDNMAAVVVPLQLSLLSRNIQPGNYTGGVDTDTTSVGLEYNNGRSDKGLSSDIIGLEHFHPHSMKFGRLMVEPKHGSFCCFYLAEPLSEDMDDMLEAQIHDWKEPVYGLPLALPEALNQQCGGPVNINSDQNLCKSQKVSKKKCHCHIKNPVEESTIIILSPKVEDHVPDSELLPEWPSKGQEASSWPMQHRKWLRMLQGRQDVANLQVLSTSFKPPRPC
- the LOC116189884 gene encoding probable protein phosphatase 2C 51 isoform X4 gives rise to the protein MASKHLFEYFMLHAYFLLDSTFSVALKKFMGKLGRKGDLDGLFQVLNWHEDLSWQYQDQERVKSSRTVEFDHSYHLEILKEALTRAIWDIDAKFSKEASRSNLNSGSTATVILVADGKILVANVGDSKALLCSERFQSPADARATLLRLHREKRRGGAIMPMKYSEHFKLASLNGLTHFSVQELTRDHSPDRDDERSRVEAAGGYVLNLSGVPRVNGQLAVSRAIGDVKFKSSGVIAAPEVMDWQSLNINDSYLVAASDGVFEELSPQDVCDILWEAQSHGNSRSEISSSCSYSLADCIVETALERGSMDNMAAVVVPLQLSLLSRNIQPGNYTGGVDTDTTSVGLEYNNGRSDKGLSSDIIGLEHFHPHSMKFGRLMVEPKHGSFCCFYLAEPLSEDMDDMLEAQIHDWKEPVYGLPLALPEALNQQCDEMPGY
- the LOC116189884 gene encoding putative protein phosphatase 2C 50 isoform X3, which translates into the protein MASKHLFEYFMLHAYFLLDSTFSVALKKFMGKLGRKGDLDGLFQVLNWHEDLSWQYQDQERVKSSRTVEFDHSYHLEILKEALTRAIWDIDAKFSKEASRSNLNSGSTATVILVADGKILVANVGDSKALLCSERFQSPADARATLLRLHREKRRGGAIMPMKYSEHFKLASLNGLTHFSVQELTRDHSPDRDDERSRVEAAGGYVLNLSGVPRVNGQLAVSRAIGDVKFKSSGVIAAPEVMDWQSLNINDSYLVAASDGVFEELSPQDVCDILWEAQSHGNSRSEISSSCSYSLADCIVETALERGSMDNMAAVVVPLQLSLLSRNIQPGNYTGGVDTDTTSVGLEYNNGRSDKGLSSDIIGLEHFHPHSMKFGRLMVEPKHGSFCCFYLAEPLSEDMDDMLEAQIHDWKEPVYGLPLALPEALNQQCGARVASNAVL